A part of Gramella sp. MAR_2010_147 genomic DNA contains:
- a CDS encoding MoxR family ATPase, with amino-acid sequence MEKQEANHNKEELKFENRIPLEGLKEAVEGLKNQLSKVIVGQDHFVELLIVGLLSNGHVLIEGVPGVAKTITAKLFAKCLKTDFSRIQFTPDLMPSDVLGTSIFNNKTSEFEFKKGPVFSNIILIDEINRAPAKTQAALFEVMEERQVTMDGELYKMEAPFMVLATQNPIEQEGTYALPEAQLDRFLFKIEVGYPKLEDEVKILQTHHNRKGKLPETEVEAVLDPHKIEELRDQIHEIIIEEKLLNYIAELIHKTRNHPHLYLGASPRASIGVMNAAKSFAAVNGRDFVIPEDIKNSLKPVLAHRFILSPDREMEGMTAGSVIDMITQSVEIPR; translated from the coding sequence ATGGAAAAACAGGAAGCAAATCATAATAAGGAAGAACTAAAATTCGAAAACAGAATTCCGCTTGAAGGACTCAAAGAGGCTGTAGAAGGTTTAAAAAACCAGCTTTCAAAAGTTATTGTCGGGCAGGATCATTTTGTAGAACTTTTGATCGTTGGCTTGTTATCTAATGGTCATGTGCTCATTGAAGGTGTTCCGGGAGTAGCTAAAACCATCACCGCAAAACTTTTCGCGAAATGTTTAAAAACAGATTTTAGCAGAATCCAGTTTACTCCAGACCTTATGCCCAGTGATGTTCTTGGAACTTCTATTTTCAACAACAAAACTTCTGAATTTGAATTTAAGAAGGGGCCTGTTTTTTCAAATATCATTCTTATAGATGAAATCAACAGGGCTCCGGCTAAAACGCAGGCCGCTCTTTTTGAGGTGATGGAAGAAAGACAGGTAACCATGGATGGAGAATTATACAAAATGGAGGCTCCTTTTATGGTACTGGCCACTCAAAATCCTATAGAACAGGAAGGTACTTATGCGCTGCCAGAAGCTCAGCTTGATAGGTTCTTATTCAAAATTGAGGTGGGCTACCCAAAACTTGAAGACGAAGTTAAAATTCTACAAACCCATCACAATAGAAAGGGTAAACTTCCTGAAACTGAGGTGGAAGCTGTTCTTGATCCGCATAAGATTGAAGAACTGAGGGATCAAATTCATGAGATCATTATTGAAGAAAAACTTTTGAATTATATCGCTGAACTAATCCATAAAACCAGGAATCATCCGCATTTATATTTGGGCGCGAGTCCAAGAGCTTCTATTGGTGTAATGAATGCTGCCAAGTCTTTTGCAGCGGTGAACGGTCGTGATTTTGTAATCCCGGAAGATATCAAAAACTCTTTAAAGCCGGTGCTGGCACATCGTTTTATCCTTTCCCCAGACAGGGAAATGGAAGGGATGACCGCTGGAAGCGTAATAGATATGATCACACAATCTGTAGAAATCCCTCGATAG
- a CDS encoding DUF58 domain-containing protein yields the protein MLKFIRSLYFGKRLFYALFGISLLFLISFWFEPLYSITWIITSVLGVLVFTDVVTLYSRSLISADRILPEKFSNSDENIVEISILNKHVFKVYAEIIDEIPVQFQKRDFLKSLKLPAHKKNRFNYLLKPLKRGEYIFGNLNIYISTFLKLAKRRYIFNKDQMVKVYPSFIQMKKLDFMALDQKIDLHGIKRIRRIGHTMEFEQIKEYVRGDDVRTINWKATAKNNHLMVNQFQDERSQPVYSIIDCGRMMKMPFEGLSLLDYAINSSLAFSNVALKKKDKVGMLSFSNKIDNLQKASSKLSQLNRLMEALYNVNTGFFDSDFSLLYSRLKKQITHRSLLMLYTNFEHMSALQRQLPYLKAIAKNHLLVVIFFENTEMTKLTHLTPVNVSESAHQTIAEQFVHNKLLMSKELQRHGIQTLLTPPKDLSINAINKYLEIKARGLL from the coding sequence GTGCTAAAATTCATCAGATCATTATATTTTGGAAAAAGGCTGTTTTATGCTTTATTTGGCATATCTCTGCTTTTTCTTATTTCTTTTTGGTTTGAACCTTTATACAGTATTACCTGGATTATCACCTCGGTTTTAGGGGTCCTGGTATTTACAGATGTGGTAACACTTTACAGCAGATCCCTGATAAGCGCTGACAGGATTTTACCTGAAAAATTCTCTAATTCAGATGAAAATATTGTTGAAATAAGCATTCTTAATAAACATGTTTTTAAGGTTTATGCAGAGATAATTGATGAAATTCCCGTACAATTTCAAAAGAGAGATTTTTTAAAATCGTTAAAGCTTCCAGCCCATAAAAAAAATAGATTTAATTATTTGCTGAAACCTCTTAAGCGTGGCGAATATATCTTCGGAAACCTGAACATCTATATTTCCACTTTTTTAAAACTTGCCAAAAGGAGATATATCTTTAATAAAGATCAAATGGTCAAGGTCTATCCATCATTCATTCAGATGAAAAAACTGGATTTTATGGCGCTGGATCAAAAAATCGATCTTCATGGTATTAAGCGTATTCGTAGGATTGGGCATACCATGGAGTTTGAACAGATCAAGGAGTATGTAAGAGGTGATGATGTGAGAACGATCAACTGGAAGGCGACTGCCAAAAATAATCACCTTATGGTGAATCAATTTCAGGATGAACGTTCACAGCCGGTATATTCCATTATTGATTGTGGTCGCATGATGAAAATGCCTTTTGAAGGACTAAGCTTACTGGATTACGCGATTAACAGTTCTCTTGCATTTTCAAACGTCGCTTTAAAGAAAAAGGATAAAGTTGGAATGCTATCATTCTCCAATAAAATAGATAACCTACAGAAGGCAAGTTCAAAACTGAGTCAGCTAAACCGACTCATGGAAGCTTTATATAATGTGAACACAGGTTTTTTCGATAGTGATTTCAGTCTTTTATATTCAAGACTAAAAAAGCAGATTACCCACAGAAGTCTTTTAATGCTCTATACTAATTTTGAGCACATGTCTGCTTTACAGCGGCAATTACCTTATTTAAAAGCCATTGCTAAAAATCATTTACTCGTAGTCATCTTTTTTGAAAATACTGAAATGACTAAACTTACTCATTTAACTCCTGTGAATGTTAGTGAAAGTGCTCATCAAACCATCGCTGAACAGTTTGTACATAACAAGCTTTTGATGTCTAAAGAATTACAAAGACATGGCATACAGACTTTGTTAACTCCCCCTAAAGATCTGAGCATAAACGCCATAAATAAATACCTCGAAATAAAAGCGAGAGGACTGCTATAG
- a CDS encoding DUF2141 domain-containing protein, whose product MKTIAVIVAMLLGTLMHGQIEKTGNISASVINVSGTEGNVKFGLYSVETFMKAEPNFSAIGKIIEGKANVTFKNVPEGTYAVLVMHDKNDNNQMDFDSNGMPLESYGSSGNSISYGPPVWDESKFNFDGDELAIEIQF is encoded by the coding sequence ATGAAGACAATCGCCGTAATAGTAGCCATGTTATTAGGAACTCTTATGCATGGGCAAATAGAAAAAACAGGAAATATCAGCGCCTCTGTTATCAATGTAAGTGGTACGGAGGGTAATGTGAAATTCGGACTTTATTCTGTGGAAACCTTTATGAAAGCAGAGCCAAATTTCTCCGCAATAGGGAAAATTATAGAGGGTAAAGCGAATGTGACATTTAAAAATGTACCCGAGGGTACTTATGCCGTTCTGGTAATGCACGATAAGAACGATAACAATCAAATGGATTTTGATAGCAATGGGATGCCTTTAGAAAGTTATGGTTCCAGCGGAAACTCCATTTCGTATGGCCCGCCAGTCTGGGATGAATCTAAATTTAATTTTGACGGAGACGAACTGGCCATAGAAATTCAGTTTTAA
- a CDS encoding hydrogen peroxide-inducible genes activator, whose translation MTITQLHYVLAVAEHKNFTKAAQKVFVTQPTLSMQIQKLEEELEVTIFDRTKKPIQLTEVGQKIVQQARNIVNESDRIQDIVDQQKGFIGGIFRLGVIPTIMPTLLPMFIGSFMKKYPKVKLKIEELHTEAILEKLKEGHLDAAIAATPLEIEGIKENVLYYEPFVPYIPNSEDTGSSAKINIEDLDINDMLLLEDGHCFKDGIINLCKASRDYDGDQLQLESGSFETLIKLANEGMGMTLLPYLHTLDLKESEKKNLKMFKDPVPAREVSLIYNRSELKMQIIDAIRSTIAGVVKGAITFQNVKIISPLSKKKEFQNN comes from the coding sequence ATGACAATTACCCAACTTCATTATGTACTTGCAGTGGCAGAACATAAGAACTTCACAAAGGCAGCTCAGAAAGTTTTTGTAACTCAACCAACATTGAGCATGCAAATTCAAAAATTAGAAGAAGAGCTTGAAGTTACGATTTTCGATAGAACCAAAAAGCCAATTCAGCTCACTGAAGTTGGTCAGAAAATCGTACAACAGGCAAGGAATATTGTAAATGAGAGTGACAGGATCCAGGATATAGTAGATCAACAAAAAGGTTTTATTGGAGGTATTTTCAGGCTTGGGGTAATTCCTACGATCATGCCTACGCTGTTACCTATGTTTATTGGTAGTTTCATGAAGAAATATCCAAAGGTAAAATTGAAAATTGAAGAATTACATACAGAAGCTATTCTCGAAAAACTCAAGGAAGGGCATCTGGATGCCGCTATTGCGGCGACTCCACTGGAAATTGAAGGTATTAAAGAGAATGTTCTATATTATGAGCCTTTTGTTCCATATATCCCAAATAGTGAAGATACAGGTAGTTCTGCTAAAATAAATATAGAAGATCTTGATATCAATGATATGCTTCTTCTTGAGGACGGGCACTGCTTTAAAGATGGAATTATAAATCTTTGCAAAGCTTCCAGAGATTATGATGGTGATCAGCTTCAGTTAGAGAGCGGAAGTTTTGAAACACTTATAAAGCTCGCGAACGAAGGAATGGGAATGACGCTTCTGCCATACTTGCATACCTTAGACCTGAAAGAATCTGAAAAAAAGAATCTAAAAATGTTCAAAGACCCCGTTCCGGCAAGAGAAGTGAGTCTTATATACAATCGCAGTGAATTAAAAATGCAGATCATCGATGCCATTCGTTCTACGATTGCAGGAGTGGTGAAAGGGGCAATAACCTTCCAGAATGTAAAGATCATAAGCCCTCTTAGCAAAAAGAAAGAGTTTCAGAATAACTAA
- a CDS encoding TIGR00266 family protein, which translates to MNAHEIDYHIYGEEMQYVELELDPQEAVIAEAGNFMMMDDGIKMDTIFGDGSKQNEGFLGKVLGAGKRLLTGESLFMTIFSNEISGKKKISFASPYPGKVIPIDLTRFNGKFICQKDAFLCAAKGVSIGIEFSKKLGRGFFGGEGFIMQKVEGDGMAFVHSGGTMAEKELQAGEKLKVDTGCIIGFTQTVDYDIEFVGGIRNTLFGGEGLFFATLTGPGTVYIQSLPFSRLASRIHQAAPQGGGKDKGEGSILGGLGDVISGDNRF; encoded by the coding sequence ATGAACGCACACGAAATAGACTATCATATTTACGGCGAAGAAATGCAATATGTAGAACTTGAATTAGATCCACAGGAAGCCGTGATCGCTGAAGCCGGAAACTTTATGATGATGGACGATGGTATTAAGATGGATACTATTTTTGGAGATGGATCTAAGCAGAATGAAGGTTTTTTGGGGAAAGTATTGGGTGCTGGAAAGCGTTTGCTCACAGGTGAAAGTCTTTTTATGACCATTTTCTCCAATGAAATTAGCGGTAAGAAAAAAATAAGCTTTGCATCACCTTATCCGGGAAAGGTGATCCCTATTGATTTGACAAGATTTAACGGGAAATTCATCTGCCAGAAAGATGCATTTTTATGTGCTGCCAAAGGAGTCTCTATAGGTATTGAATTCAGTAAAAAATTAGGACGTGGATTTTTTGGCGGAGAAGGTTTTATCATGCAAAAAGTAGAAGGGGATGGGATGGCTTTTGTCCATTCTGGAGGAACCATGGCCGAAAAAGAATTACAGGCTGGAGAAAAGTTAAAGGTAGATACTGGTTGTATCATTGGATTCACTCAAACGGTAGATTATGACATTGAATTTGTAGGCGGAATAAGAAACACCCTGTTTGGGGGTGAAGGCCTGTTTTTTGCAACTTTGACGGGGCCAGGAACGGTATATATACAATCACTGCCATTTAGCAGACTTGCAAGTAGAATTCATCAGGCGGCTCCTCAAGGCGGAGGAAAAGATAAAGGGGAAGGCAGTATTCTTGGAGGATTAGGAGATGTTATTAGTGGAGATAACAGGTTTTAA
- a CDS encoding DUF4442 domain-containing protein: MKLSPSKLNSFLMLKLPSAWLCGVRVKHIDQTECVVSVTHRWINQNPFNSMYWAVQGMAAELSTGALVMDKIQESNQKISMLVAKNNATFSKKAKGKIRFSCYDGDKVNDALQKTIETGEGQTFWMKAIGLNEEGVEVSVFEFEWTVKLKSKK, encoded by the coding sequence ATGAAGCTTTCACCTTCCAAACTGAACTCTTTTTTAATGTTGAAATTACCAAGTGCCTGGTTGTGTGGGGTAAGAGTGAAACATATAGACCAGACCGAGTGCGTAGTAAGTGTAACGCATCGGTGGATAAATCAAAATCCTTTTAATTCTATGTACTGGGCGGTGCAGGGGATGGCAGCAGAACTAAGTACGGGGGCATTGGTAATGGATAAAATTCAGGAGTCTAATCAAAAAATATCCATGTTGGTAGCAAAGAACAACGCCACTTTTTCTAAAAAGGCAAAAGGAAAGATTAGATTTTCGTGCTACGATGGTGATAAGGTAAATGATGCACTACAGAAAACGATCGAAACCGGGGAAGGCCAAACTTTCTGGATGAAAGCCATTGGACTTAATGAAGAAGGAGTGGAAGTTTCGGTTTTTGAATTTGAATGGACTGTTAAACTAAAGTCAAAGAAGTAA
- a CDS encoding DUF4870 domain-containing protein, with product MTNENVNQNRTLATVLHLSVFTKYFIPLGNFIFPMLLWLSKKQDPFVDHHGRNALNFQISTFLYAIFIVAVGAASFLYFGMKFTIGEPLFFEQDSFVIDEFSDALPFIITIGILGILLLGLFVLELFAVINASIKASEGELYNYPLTINFLSSEKPDEQNHQNQSRNEQFNDTQKQTL from the coding sequence ATGACTAACGAAAACGTCAATCAAAATAGAACCCTGGCTACCGTACTTCATCTATCGGTATTCACGAAATACTTCATACCACTTGGGAACTTTATTTTTCCCATGCTGTTATGGCTCTCCAAAAAACAGGATCCATTTGTAGATCATCATGGAAGGAATGCTTTAAACTTTCAAATAAGCACCTTTCTATACGCCATCTTTATTGTAGCCGTGGGAGCCGCAAGCTTTTTATATTTCGGTATGAAGTTTACTATTGGAGAACCTCTGTTTTTTGAACAGGATTCGTTTGTAATAGACGAGTTTTCTGATGCCCTGCCTTTCATCATCACTATAGGCATTTTAGGGATATTATTATTAGGTCTTTTCGTACTGGAACTCTTTGCAGTCATCAATGCAAGTATCAAGGCCAGTGAAGGGGAACTATACAATTATCCACTAACCATCAATTTTTTAAGTTCGGAAAAACCGGACGAACAAAATCATCAAAATCAATCAAGAAATGAACAGTTTAATGACACCCAAAAACAAACACTATGA
- a CDS encoding PadR family transcriptional regulator, whose protein sequence is MKIENTKAQMRKGVLEYCILSVLRDEDAYVAEILDTLKDAKLLVVEGTIYPLLTRLKNAGLLNYRWEESTSGPPRKYYGLTETGKIFLRELTGTWEELQSAVNIVTTQKKKNHE, encoded by the coding sequence ATGAAGATTGAAAACACCAAAGCCCAGATGCGTAAGGGTGTGTTAGAATATTGCATTCTCTCGGTTCTCCGGGATGAAGATGCCTACGTGGCAGAGATTCTGGACACACTCAAAGACGCTAAGTTGTTGGTCGTGGAAGGCACCATTTATCCATTACTAACCAGGCTAAAAAACGCCGGACTCCTCAATTATCGTTGGGAAGAATCTACTAGTGGGCCGCCAAGAAAATATTACGGACTCACTGAAACAGGAAAAATATTTCTTAGGGAACTAACCGGTACCTGGGAAGAACTGCAATCTGCAGTTAACATCGTAACCACTCAAAAAAAGAAGAACCATGAATAA
- a CDS encoding PspC domain-containing protein — translation MNKTVNINLAGIFFHIDEDAYARLQRYLEAIRHSFSNTQGRDEIISDIEARIAELFSEKRKDDRQVISIKEVEEVITIMGQPEDYMVDEEIFEDEPKRTKSTKTVGKQLFRDTENGHVGGVSSGLGHYLGIEAIWVRLLWVLLTIFSSGAFILIYIAFWIFVPEAKTTADKLAMRGEEVTVSNIEKKIREGFHDVSESMKNVDYGKYGKKASAGATSAATTLGDIIKFCLKLFVKFIGILLLLIAGTTLIGLFVGLFAVGTFGIVEAPWTDYIDMVNSGAPIWVISLLAFFAVGIPFFFMFVLGLKILVKNLRSIGRIALLTLLGVWLISIIGLTIIGISQATNRAFDGETATTEKLNITPQDTLFLRMRSNPEYSSSIHRDSDFRVKYDENNNRILYGRDIRLIVKSTKDSVGSIKIEKSAEGKNFRDAKERAENINYSTSLIGNELLLDGYLTSDSKYGYRDQEVQVTLFLPEGTTLYADDNTYSFHSNQEYYGDILENGQEGHFLKIIDGETICEDCPADTWDSDDDTWDEDENDWNTSDDFNGRINVNGEEMNIRINEEGIEVNDNKVKRIKIDSNGIEINN, via the coding sequence ATGAATAAGACAGTAAATATAAATCTTGCCGGCATTTTCTTTCATATAGATGAGGATGCATATGCCAGACTACAGCGTTATCTGGAGGCAATCAGGCATTCCTTTTCAAACACGCAGGGTCGTGATGAGATCATCTCAGATATCGAGGCTCGTATTGCTGAATTATTCAGTGAAAAAAGGAAAGACGACCGTCAGGTAATCAGCATCAAAGAAGTTGAAGAAGTCATCACCATTATGGGGCAACCTGAGGATTATATGGTAGATGAAGAAATTTTTGAAGACGAACCTAAACGAACAAAATCTACCAAAACGGTTGGGAAACAGTTATTTAGAGATACTGAAAATGGTCATGTGGGAGGTGTTTCTTCTGGACTTGGTCATTATCTTGGAATAGAAGCGATTTGGGTACGCTTATTATGGGTATTACTCACCATTTTCTCAAGCGGGGCCTTTATCCTTATATATATTGCTTTCTGGATCTTTGTGCCGGAAGCCAAAACCACTGCCGATAAATTGGCAATGCGCGGAGAGGAGGTAACCGTCAGCAATATCGAGAAAAAGATACGTGAGGGTTTTCATGATGTTTCAGAGAGTATGAAAAATGTAGATTATGGTAAATACGGTAAAAAAGCCAGCGCCGGAGCTACCTCAGCTGCTACAACCCTTGGTGATATCATCAAGTTCTGTCTGAAACTATTTGTAAAGTTCATTGGAATTCTATTATTACTAATCGCAGGAACCACTTTAATTGGCTTATTTGTTGGTTTATTCGCCGTAGGAACATTTGGAATTGTAGAGGCTCCATGGACAGATTATATAGACATGGTGAACAGCGGGGCTCCAATTTGGGTAATTTCATTACTTGCTTTTTTTGCCGTTGGGATTCCATTTTTCTTCATGTTCGTATTAGGCTTGAAAATTCTGGTAAAGAACCTGAGATCTATAGGACGAATTGCATTATTAACCCTGCTTGGAGTTTGGCTAATCTCTATTATTGGTTTGACCATTATAGGTATAAGCCAGGCGACCAACAGAGCTTTTGATGGAGAAACAGCTACTACAGAGAAACTTAATATTACTCCACAGGATACGCTTTTCCTGAGAATGCGAAGTAATCCCGAGTATTCCAGTAGTATACATAGAGATTCAGACTTTAGAGTGAAGTACGATGAAAACAATAACCGAATCTTATACGGTAGAGATATTAGGTTAATTGTAAAGTCAACTAAAGACTCTGTAGGTTCTATAAAGATCGAAAAATCTGCTGAAGGGAAAAACTTCAGGGATGCTAAAGAGAGAGCTGAGAATATTAATTATTCCACCAGTTTAATAGGAAACGAGCTCTTACTAGATGGTTATTTAACCTCAGACTCAAAATATGGTTACCGTGATCAGGAAGTACAGGTGACACTGTTTCTTCCTGAAGGAACCACACTTTATGCAGATGATAACACCTACTCATTTCACAGTAATCAGGAATATTACGGAGATATCTTAGAAAATGGACAGGAAGGACACTTTCTGAAAATTATTGATGGAGAAACCATTTGTGAAGATTGTCCTGCAGATACCTGGGATAGTGATGACGATACCTGGGATGAGGATGAAAACGACTGGAATACGTCAGATGATTTTAACGGTAGAATAAACGTTAATGGGGAAGAAATGAATATCCGTATAAATGAGGAAGGTATAGAAGTGAACGATAATAAGGTAAAACGTATAAAGATAGACAGTAACGGAATTGAGATAAACAACTAA
- a CDS encoding DUF2807 domain-containing protein, with translation MIKKLPLILLVVLFSCKAQDKVKGSRNVKTEQHNLTSFHSIQAKGEFQIGILKGSRPLIEIKADDNIHDLIQTEVIDGILYIKPIKELSRTKSQELKITFSDTLKNILISGKVELESLQDLYVGDFQLETRQDSKAFLTLTAGTFNLVQNDDSKTELNLTASEVVYQLNQSSKVEALVNTPSFKVDIYEKASARIDGEIQEFIIRADQSSKFDGENLTSIKTNVLAQGNSEIKLNVTDSLEVRANGKSDIEVFNNPKIDLIEFKDEAVISKKEFSKGLFK, from the coding sequence ATGATAAAAAAATTACCTTTAATTCTACTCGTGGTATTATTTTCCTGTAAAGCTCAGGACAAAGTGAAAGGAAGTAGAAATGTAAAAACCGAACAGCATAATCTTACATCCTTCCACTCTATTCAGGCGAAAGGAGAATTTCAAATCGGAATTTTAAAAGGATCCAGGCCATTGATAGAGATCAAAGCAGATGATAACATTCATGATCTTATTCAAACCGAAGTTATAGACGGCATTCTTTATATAAAACCTATCAAAGAATTAAGCAGGACAAAATCGCAGGAGTTGAAAATTACATTTTCAGATACTTTGAAAAATATTCTTATTTCGGGAAAAGTAGAACTGGAATCATTGCAAGACCTGTATGTTGGAGATTTTCAATTAGAAACAAGACAGGATTCCAAAGCTTTTCTCACCTTAACAGCCGGGACTTTTAATTTGGTTCAGAACGATGATTCAAAAACTGAACTGAACCTTACCGCTTCAGAGGTAGTTTATCAATTAAACCAGTCTTCAAAAGTAGAAGCTCTTGTAAATACGCCCTCTTTCAAAGTTGATATCTACGAAAAAGCTTCCGCCAGAATAGATGGTGAAATCCAGGAATTCATTATTAGAGCCGATCAATCTTCAAAATTTGACGGTGAGAACTTAACTTCTATAAAAACCAATGTGCTAGCGCAGGGAAATTCTGAAATAAAATTAAATGTTACTGATAGCCTCGAGGTAAGAGCCAATGGCAAAAGTGATATTGAAGTTTTTAATAATCCAAAGATCGACCTAATCGAGTTTAAAGATGAAGCGGTGATCTCCAAAAAAGAATTTAGTAAAGGGCTGTTTAAATAG
- the trxB gene encoding thioredoxin-disulfide reductase, which yields MNEKIERVKCLIIGSGPAGYTAAIYASRADLKPLMYTGMEPGGQLTTTTEVDNFPGYPQGIDGPKMMMDLQEQAERFGTEVRIGMITEVEFSREVGGIHKACVDNNKWIEAESVIISTGATAKYLGLPSEQKLRGGGVSACAVCDGFFYKGQDVAIVGGGDTAAEEATYLANICKKVTMLVRKDYMKASKAMQHRVENTKNIDLRYNTEVDEILGEQVVEGLRMVNNQTGEKEEIPITGFFVAIGHKPNTDIFKDWLDMDDTGYVITQAKSTKTNIPGVFASGDVQDKIYRQAVTAAGTGCMAALDAERYLAEIETEEDIQRPQTRPETV from the coding sequence ATGAATGAAAAAATAGAAAGAGTAAAATGTTTAATTATAGGTTCGGGACCTGCGGGATATACCGCAGCCATATATGCTTCCCGTGCTGATCTTAAACCTTTGATGTATACAGGAATGGAACCTGGAGGGCAGTTAACTACAACAACTGAAGTAGATAACTTCCCTGGTTATCCTCAAGGTATTGATGGTCCCAAGATGATGATGGATCTTCAGGAGCAGGCCGAGAGGTTTGGAACTGAAGTAAGAATAGGGATGATCACTGAGGTTGAATTCTCCAGAGAAGTTGGTGGGATCCATAAGGCCTGTGTAGATAATAATAAATGGATAGAAGCTGAGTCTGTAATCATATCTACCGGAGCTACTGCAAAATATTTAGGCTTACCAAGCGAACAGAAATTGAGAGGCGGAGGCGTTTCTGCATGTGCTGTTTGTGACGGTTTCTTCTATAAAGGTCAGGATGTGGCAATTGTTGGTGGGGGAGATACCGCTGCAGAAGAAGCTACCTATCTTGCCAATATCTGTAAAAAAGTGACTATGCTGGTTCGTAAGGACTATATGAAAGCTTCAAAAGCCATGCAGCATAGAGTAGAAAACACTAAAAATATAGACCTTAGGTATAATACTGAAGTTGATGAGATTCTTGGTGAACAAGTGGTGGAAGGCTTACGTATGGTGAATAACCAGACGGGGGAGAAAGAAGAAATTCCAATTACCGGATTCTTTGTTGCCATTGGTCATAAACCAAATACCGATATTTTTAAAGACTGGTTAGATATGGACGATACCGGGTATGTTATTACTCAAGCTAAATCTACTAAAACTAATATTCCAGGAGTTTTTGCGTCTGGAGATGTTCAGGATAAGATCTATAGACAGGCGGTTACTGCTGCAGGAACAGGTTGCATGGCAGCTTTGGATGCAGAGCGTTATCTTGCTGAAATAGAAACTGAAGAAGATATTCAGAGACCTCAAACCAGACCTGAAACAGTCTAG
- a CDS encoding trimeric intracellular cation channel family protein has translation MELSLFTILDILGTIAFAISGALSAMNRRLDLFGIFIIAFVTAIGGGTVRDILIGSTPVMWMENIIYIYLIGAVTILAIIFRNKLNYLKKSLFLFDTIGLGVFTITGVETGIQNNLDPIVSVALGAMTGTFGGVIRDILCNEIPVIFRKEIYATACLIGALAYVTLYDLGMDADIIYIVTSLTVISIRLIVVKYHITLPSFYPTSPKSSKIR, from the coding sequence ATGGAATTAAGTTTGTTTACTATACTGGATATTCTGGGAACCATTGCATTTGCCATTTCCGGAGCGCTTTCTGCGATGAACCGCAGACTGGATCTCTTTGGAATTTTTATTATTGCCTTTGTTACTGCGATTGGCGGTGGAACCGTTCGTGATATTCTTATAGGGAGCACACCGGTAATGTGGATGGAGAATATCATTTATATCTATCTCATTGGAGCTGTAACTATACTGGCCATTATCTTCCGTAATAAATTGAATTATCTTAAAAAATCCCTTTTCTTATTTGATACTATTGGTCTTGGGGTCTTCACCATTACTGGGGTTGAAACCGGAATACAAAATAATCTCGACCCTATAGTCTCTGTAGCTCTTGGCGCTATGACGGGAACTTTTGGAGGTGTGATACGTGATATTCTATGTAATGAAATTCCTGTTATTTTTAGAAAGGAAATTTACGCCACTGCATGTTTAATTGGTGCCCTTGCTTATGTGACGCTTTACGATCTTGGTATGGATGCAGATATAATTTATATCGTGACTTCTCTCACGGTTATCAGTATCAGGCTTATCGTAGTGAAATATCATATCACCCTACCCTCGTTCTACCCAACTTCTCCAAAAAGCTCAAAAATCAGGTAA